One segment of Neobacillus endophyticus DNA contains the following:
- a CDS encoding IS1182 family transposase, with protein MLSKNTQINRDQIEMIALDQLVPADHLVRKIEAAVDFSFIYSLVEDLYSTKRGRSSIDPVVLIKMAFIQYTFGIRSMRQTIKEIETNMAYRWFLGFGFYDKVPHFSTFGKNYERRFKDTDLFEQIFYRILKEAADKKLVSSEHVFIDSTHVKASANKRKFEKKVVRKESKAYEARLQAEINSDREEHGKKPIPPDKYEKEENKEIKESTTDSESGYYVKDERTKQFAYSFHAAADRNGFVLGTIVTPGNVHDSTMLEPLVEKVIEKCGKPNAVAADAGYKTPAIAQYLIENEIRPALPYTRPRTKEGYLKKHDYVYDEHFDCYICPEGQVLDYRTTTKEGYRQYISNPVICKDCPLLAQCTQSQNHQKLIQRHIWEPYLEEAEHLRHTEENKIIYARRKETIERVFADAKEKHGMRWTTLRGLKKLSMQAMLTFAAMNLKKLATWTWKSPEMA; from the coding sequence ATGCTTTCGAAAAATACACAGATAAATCGTGACCAAATTGAAATGATTGCCTTAGATCAACTTGTACCTGCTGATCACTTGGTTCGCAAAATAGAAGCCGCAGTAGATTTTTCATTTATCTATTCATTGGTTGAAGATTTGTACTCAACTAAGCGCGGACGTTCAAGTATTGACCCTGTTGTATTAATTAAGATGGCTTTCATTCAATATACCTTCGGTATCCGTTCGATGCGTCAAACGATAAAGGAAATTGAAACAAATATGGCGTATCGCTGGTTTTTAGGATTTGGTTTTTATGATAAAGTACCCCACTTTTCAACTTTTGGTAAAAACTACGAACGTCGTTTTAAGGATACAGACTTATTTGAACAAATTTTCTACCGTATTTTAAAAGAGGCAGCAGATAAAAAGTTAGTTAGTTCGGAACATGTATTCATTGATTCAACTCACGTTAAAGCAAGTGCAAATAAACGCAAATTCGAAAAGAAAGTAGTTCGGAAAGAATCAAAAGCTTATGAAGCACGTCTTCAAGCAGAAATTAATAGTGATCGTGAAGAACATGGGAAAAAGCCCATCCCACCAGATAAATATGAAAAAGAAGAAAACAAAGAAATAAAAGAAAGTACAACAGATTCGGAGAGTGGTTACTATGTAAAAGACGAAAGGACAAAGCAATTTGCTTATTCATTTCATGCAGCCGCAGATAGAAATGGTTTTGTCCTGGGGACTATTGTAACTCCAGGTAACGTTCATGATAGTACAATGTTAGAGCCTCTAGTTGAAAAGGTCATTGAAAAATGTGGGAAACCTAATGCTGTAGCTGCTGATGCCGGATATAAAACACCTGCTATTGCTCAATATTTAATTGAAAATGAAATTCGCCCTGCTTTACCCTATACACGACCACGTACAAAGGAGGGATATTTGAAAAAGCACGATTATGTCTATGATGAGCACTTTGATTGTTACATATGTCCGGAAGGACAAGTTCTGGATTATAGAACGACTACTAAGGAAGGTTATCGACAGTACATCTCTAATCCTGTTATATGTAAGGATTGCCCACTTCTAGCACAATGTACACAAAGTCAAAATCATCAAAAGCTCATTCAACGACATATCTGGGAACCATATCTTGAAGAGGCTGAACATCTTCGTCATACAGAAGAGAATAAAATAATATATGCACGTCGTAAAGAAACAATTGAACGTGTATTCGCGGATGCGAAAGAAAAGCATGGTATGCGATGGACAACCTTAAGAGGTCTTAAAAAATTGTCCATGCAGGCGATGCTTACTTTTGCTGCTATGAATTTAAAGAAGTTGGCTACATGGACTTGGAAAAGTCCAGAAATGGCATAA
- a CDS encoding DUF2515 domain-containing protein has product MNHLTIHEITIIRQIQMETEKKNIDNISRTNAYFAFFKKNPDIIWSFLASMVSRNGGWNMCDLEGNIFPKLIAPQLRKQLFLTYERANWLIFHDAYPQLLLYQYSLEKNQPLFHLLPYFNVSSFIEREWYRYWNDKDRSRLTRALIINEQNVIQSPVIEHPIYKQKVFHNLIFSFQDLLHFSYVLFPTCGGELYGACTNGFKSLSQRIQLGKRLADILFHPRLFPSFFEFADKTPHTGSRMDYEQYFKVKSLRKTPMLRTTFPIIQHELQKREDWSRKRSISPVWLYFPSRHRHSFHLTDWYFAKTNQLELLLAIKKVLKMKEWE; this is encoded by the coding sequence ATGAATCATCTTACAATACATGAAATTACCATCATCCGTCAAATCCAAATGGAAACAGAAAAGAAAAATATTGATAATATTTCAAGAACGAACGCTTATTTTGCTTTTTTTAAAAAGAATCCCGACATTATTTGGTCTTTCCTTGCCAGTATGGTGTCGCGCAATGGCGGATGGAATATGTGCGATCTGGAAGGGAACATATTTCCAAAACTTATCGCTCCTCAATTGCGAAAACAACTCTTTTTAACATATGAGAGGGCCAATTGGCTCATTTTTCATGATGCATATCCTCAGTTACTTCTCTATCAATATTCATTGGAAAAAAATCAGCCATTATTTCATTTACTGCCTTATTTTAATGTCTCCTCATTTATTGAGCGGGAATGGTACAGATACTGGAATGATAAGGATAGGAGTCGGCTGACAAGGGCCTTGATTATTAATGAACAAAACGTCATTCAATCTCCTGTCATTGAACATCCTATCTATAAGCAAAAAGTTTTTCATAACCTTATCTTTTCATTTCAAGATCTGCTTCATTTTAGTTATGTACTTTTTCCGACCTGCGGCGGAGAGCTGTATGGGGCGTGCACAAACGGTTTTAAATCACTTTCACAGCGGATTCAATTAGGAAAACGGCTGGCAGATATTCTATTCCATCCCCGGCTTTTTCCAAGCTTTTTTGAATTTGCTGACAAAACCCCCCATACTGGTTCAAGAATGGATTATGAACAATATTTCAAGGTCAAGAGTTTAAGAAAAACGCCCATGCTGCGAACGACTTTTCCTATTATCCAACATGAGCTGCAAAAAAGGGAGGATTGGAGCAGAAAGCGTTCTATATCCCCAGTTTGGCTGTACTTTCCATCTCGACATCGACATTCCTTTCATTTAACGGATTGGTATTTTGCTAAAACGAATCAGCTGGAATTATTATTGGCAATAAAAAAAGTGTTAAAAATGAAGGAGTGGGAGTAA
- the recU gene encoding Holliday junction resolvase RecU encodes MTVNYPNGKKFIRKETESKKTLITQKNGSYSNRGMTLEEDLNETNHFYLERGIAVVHKKPTPIQIVQVDYPKRSAAVIKEAYFKVASTTDYNGVYKGKYIDFEAKETQNPTAFPLKNFHQHQITHMQEVMKQGGMCFVILRFTCQDEVYLLEAQPLLAFWQRMMNGGRKSITKNEIEQSGHFIPLGFQPRIDYIKILETLF; translated from the coding sequence ATGACTGTAAATTATCCAAATGGAAAGAAATTTATTCGAAAAGAGACTGAATCAAAAAAAACGTTAATCACTCAAAAGAATGGCTCATACAGTAATCGGGGTATGACACTTGAAGAAGATTTAAATGAGACGAATCATTTTTATCTCGAACGAGGAATAGCAGTAGTACACAAAAAACCAACACCGATTCAAATTGTTCAGGTTGATTATCCAAAACGCAGTGCGGCTGTTATTAAAGAAGCTTATTTCAAAGTTGCTTCCACTACAGATTATAATGGGGTATATAAAGGAAAGTATATCGATTTCGAAGCAAAGGAAACGCAAAATCCTACTGCTTTTCCCTTGAAAAACTTCCACCAACACCAAATCACCCATATGCAGGAAGTAATGAAACAAGGAGGTATGTGCTTTGTCATACTTCGGTTTACATGTCAAGATGAAGTATATTTGCTTGAAGCACAACCTTTGTTAGCTTTTTGGCAAAGAATGATGAATGGCGGAAGAAAGTCCATTACAAAAAACGAAATTGAACAATCCGGTCATTTCATCCCGCTTGGATTTCAGCCAAGAATTGATTATATTAAAATATTAGAAACACTGTTTTAG
- a CDS encoding penicillin-binding protein 1A translates to MADQYQSREERKKNLQTSGNPKKVKKKSGGVFKKIFLTLVALGIVGILGGVGAFAYMVKDAPKLDPKLLKDPIPSKILDKNGNTVTEIGPVNREYVNYNEIPKQVENAVLATEDYRFYQHHGIDWVRLGGAVLANFQHGFGSEGGSTITQQVVKNAFLTQQKTLSRKVQEAWLAYQLEQKYTKHQIFEMYVNKVYVSENSYGLATAAKIYYGKSLAKLDLSEAAQLAGMPQSPNNYNPFTHPDLAEKRRNIVLSLMYQHGFITKQQMDDAEKNHVKDDVLKQAQRTVNEKPYDSFIDEVINEVKDKTDFDINTDGLTIYTTLDKNAQEYVYKLLNTNEIIDYPDNKFQAGITLLDTKTGEIRAIGGGRNQQVKYGFNYAIDAQRQPGSTIKPILDYGPAIENLNWGTYHEIDDKPVTYSTGKQFGNWDQRYMGPMTMRTALQLSRNSPAVQTLQQVGLDKAKQFANNLGIPLKEIYESYAIGGLKTGVSTLEMAGAYSAFGNSGIYIAPHAVTKVQLRDGTIIDLTPQPKVVMKDSTAFMITDMLKSVLVSPGTGVRASVPGLPIAGKTGTTNYTPEELSQYNIPSSTYVPDAWFTGYTTNFTASIWTGYPDRKTPISAGSNQRIAQLIFKNLMAYVSDGINTPDFKMPNSVEPVRIEKGTMPPELASDNTPDSDVLTEYAVKGYAPTSVSDKYSKMDAPSNLTAKYDDTKKQIMLTWNYNSTSNSNVQFDVSIDNGTGAKHVTQTTNSLTIPANPGDKYTFTIVAISGDKKSDPASTSIEVPKTAAGTGNTTGTTPGNKPPGNTNGTGTGNGTNTGTGTGNGSGNGSGPSTGTGSGTGTGTNGNNGSNPGGSNGGTGGTSTPPTTEQGTQSGSSPGSTNH, encoded by the coding sequence ATGGCAGACCAATATCAATCAAGAGAGGAGCGCAAGAAAAATCTTCAAACATCCGGAAATCCCAAAAAAGTGAAAAAAAAATCCGGCGGAGTCTTTAAGAAGATTTTTCTAACACTTGTTGCTCTTGGAATCGTTGGTATTCTTGGAGGGGTGGGTGCATTCGCCTATATGGTAAAGGATGCTCCAAAACTGGATCCCAAATTATTAAAGGATCCCATCCCATCGAAAATTTTAGATAAAAATGGAAACACCGTTACCGAGATTGGACCTGTTAATCGGGAATATGTGAATTATAACGAAATCCCTAAACAAGTAGAAAATGCCGTTTTAGCTACAGAAGACTATCGCTTCTACCAGCACCATGGAATTGACTGGGTCCGTCTTGGCGGAGCCGTTTTGGCGAATTTCCAGCATGGTTTTGGCTCAGAAGGCGGAAGTACAATTACACAGCAGGTAGTCAAGAACGCCTTTTTAACACAGCAAAAAACATTATCTCGTAAAGTTCAGGAAGCATGGCTTGCCTATCAATTAGAACAAAAATATACAAAACACCAAATTTTCGAAATGTATGTGAATAAGGTTTATGTTTCTGAAAATAGTTACGGTCTTGCTACCGCAGCCAAAATTTATTACGGAAAATCTTTAGCGAAATTAGATTTGTCAGAAGCAGCTCAATTGGCAGGCATGCCGCAAAGTCCGAATAACTACAATCCGTTTACACATCCAGACTTAGCGGAGAAAAGACGCAACATTGTATTATCATTGATGTACCAGCATGGTTTTATTACAAAACAACAAATGGATGATGCTGAAAAAAATCATGTGAAAGACGATGTCTTAAAACAAGCGCAGCGTACAGTTAATGAAAAACCATATGATTCCTTTATTGATGAAGTCATCAATGAAGTAAAGGATAAGACAGATTTCGATATAAACACAGATGGTTTAACTATTTATACAACATTGGATAAAAATGCACAGGAATATGTCTATAAACTTCTTAACACTAATGAAATTATTGATTACCCTGATAACAAATTCCAGGCAGGGATTACCCTTCTCGATACGAAAACAGGGGAAATTCGCGCGATTGGTGGCGGCAGAAACCAACAAGTCAAATACGGATTTAACTATGCTATCGATGCTCAAAGACAGCCTGGTTCTACTATTAAACCAATTCTTGATTATGGTCCGGCCATTGAAAATTTAAACTGGGGAACTTACCATGAAATCGATGATAAACCTGTAACTTATTCCACAGGAAAACAATTTGGCAACTGGGATCAAAGATATATGGGGCCAATGACGATGCGCACAGCATTACAGTTGTCACGGAATTCACCGGCTGTTCAAACATTGCAGCAGGTTGGTCTTGATAAAGCGAAGCAATTTGCCAATAATCTAGGAATTCCTTTAAAGGAAATTTATGAATCATATGCTATTGGCGGTCTTAAAACAGGTGTATCGACTTTAGAAATGGCTGGAGCATACAGTGCCTTTGGCAATAGCGGTATTTACATCGCACCGCATGCCGTAACGAAAGTCCAACTGCGTGACGGAACCATCATTGATTTAACGCCGCAGCCTAAGGTCGTCATGAAGGATTCAACGGCCTTTATGATCACGGATATGTTAAAGAGTGTACTTGTCTCTCCAGGTACTGGTGTAAGAGCAAGTGTCCCTGGGCTTCCAATTGCCGGTAAAACAGGAACAACCAACTATACACCTGAAGAACTAAGTCAGTATAATATTCCTAGCAGTACTTACGTTCCAGATGCATGGTTTACAGGTTATACCACGAATTTTACGGCATCGATTTGGACCGGATATCCTGACCGGAAAACACCAATTTCAGCAGGCAGTAACCAGCGGATTGCACAATTAATATTTAAGAATTTAATGGCTTATGTTTCAGATGGGATAAATACACCTGATTTCAAAATGCCAAATAGCGTCGAACCGGTAAGGATTGAAAAAGGCACAATGCCACCGGAACTTGCTAGTGATAATACTCCAGACAGTGATGTTTTAACAGAATATGCAGTTAAAGGATATGCACCTACATCAGTTTCTGATAAATACAGTAAAATGGATGCTCCTTCGAATCTTACTGCAAAATATGATGATACGAAAAAACAAATTATGCTGACGTGGAATTACAACAGCACATCGAATTCAAACGTTCAATTTGATGTCTCGATCGATAATGGTACCGGGGCAAAACATGTTACACAGACTACGAACAGCTTAACCATACCAGCTAATCCAGGAGATAAATACACCTTCACGATTGTAGCGATTAGCGGAGACAAAAAGAGTGACCCTGCTTCAACGTCGATTGAAGTTCCAAAAACGGCTGCAGGCACAGGAAATACAACTGGTACTACACCAGGAAATAAACCCCCTGGAAATACGAATGGTACAGGTACTGGAAATGGTACTAACACTGGCACAGGTACAGGAAATGGTTCTGGAAATGGTTCTGGACCGAGTACCGGCACCGGTTCAGGCACTGGGACCGGAACAAACGGCAATAATGGTTCCAATCCAGGTGGAAGCAATGGTGGTACGGGTGGCACATCTACCCCACCTACTACAGAACAAGGTACTCAATCTGGGAGCAGCCCAGGCTCAACCAATCATTAA
- a CDS encoding YpoC family protein — protein MDYLSVQAADILEDWRMIREILENLFRERKQDHTTSYMEKGIDLFKQLLLLTNDIPYIPESFIPFDQLRFKPVNVEERMGFIAARPHLFHSYRQLSELMVEQEKLYTKKLIKKSSR, from the coding sequence ATGGATTATTTATCTGTTCAGGCCGCGGATATACTGGAAGATTGGAGAATGATTAGAGAAATCTTAGAGAATTTATTTCGTGAACGAAAGCAAGATCACACCACATCCTATATGGAAAAAGGAATTGATTTATTTAAGCAACTTTTGCTATTAACAAACGATATACCTTATATCCCAGAATCATTCATTCCCTTTGATCAGCTTCGGTTTAAACCGGTTAATGTAGAAGAAAGAATGGGTTTTATTGCCGCAAGACCCCATTTATTTCATTCATACCGCCAGCTTTCAGAACTCATGGTGGAACAGGAGAAACTGTATACAAAGAAGCTAATAAAAAAATCGTCCAGATAA
- the nth gene encoding endonuclease III — MLNNTQIRYCLDTIGDMFPDAHCELYHSNPFELIIAVSLSAQCTDALVNKVTKELFNKYKTPQDYLNVSLEELQNDIRSIGLYRNKAKNIQSLCKILLDEYDGEIPKDRDELTKLPGVGRKTANVVVSVAFDIPAIAVDTHVERVSKRLGICRWKDTVLEVEKTLMKKVPKDEWSVTHHRLIFFGRYHCKAQNPQCPSCPLLELCREGKKRMKGISE, encoded by the coding sequence TTGTTGAATAATACCCAAATTCGATATTGTTTAGATACAATCGGTGATATGTTTCCGGATGCCCATTGCGAATTATATCATTCCAATCCTTTTGAGCTAATTATTGCTGTTTCCCTTTCAGCACAATGTACGGATGCATTAGTTAATAAAGTCACAAAGGAGCTTTTTAATAAATATAAAACACCGCAAGACTATTTGAATGTATCCCTGGAAGAATTACAAAATGACATCCGTTCCATCGGTTTGTACAGAAATAAAGCAAAAAACATCCAAAGCCTATGTAAGATACTTTTGGATGAGTACGATGGTGAGATTCCAAAGGATAGAGATGAATTGACAAAGCTTCCGGGTGTTGGCCGCAAAACAGCAAATGTGGTCGTCTCAGTGGCGTTTGATATACCTGCAATAGCAGTGGACACCCATGTCGAAAGGGTAAGCAAACGTTTGGGAATATGCCGTTGGAAAGATACAGTGTTGGAAGTGGAGAAGACATTGATGAAAAAGGTCCCAAAAGATGAATGGTCTGTGACACATCACCGTTTAATTTTTTTCGGCCGGTACCATTGCAAGGCACAAAACCCCCAATGTCCGTCATGTCCACTTTTGGAGCTGTGTCGTGAAGGGAAAAAAAGAATGAAAGGGATCAGCGAATAA
- a CDS encoding DnaD domain-containing protein yields MKENILAWINEGNITLPTILFCEYRNLQLNETELVLLLNIITFLEKGNFFPTPEELSSRMTISTADCHVILRKLIQRGLLEITEEYSIDGIRIEKYSVQPLWDKLIDQFIINNRKSNKVDIQAEETDLYTCFENEFGRPLSPFECESLAMWMDDDHHDPVIIKAALREAVMSGKLNFRYIDRILFEWKKNGIRTIEQAKNQGQKFRQRQMPKSTENEEQGQPSVPFYNWLEQ; encoded by the coding sequence ATGAAAGAAAATATTTTAGCATGGATTAATGAGGGGAATATCACACTTCCTACCATTTTATTTTGTGAGTATCGCAATCTTCAATTAAACGAGACAGAACTTGTTCTTTTATTAAATATTATTACTTTTTTAGAAAAGGGAAACTTTTTTCCTACTCCGGAAGAGTTGTCATCAAGAATGACTATTTCCACTGCAGATTGTCATGTCATCCTAAGAAAACTCATTCAAAGAGGTCTGCTCGAAATAACGGAAGAGTATTCAATCGATGGCATCAGGATAGAAAAATATTCGGTTCAGCCGCTATGGGATAAACTTATTGATCAGTTTATCATTAATAATAGAAAAAGTAATAAAGTCGACATACAGGCAGAAGAGACTGATTTATATACGTGTTTTGAGAACGAGTTTGGCCGGCCATTATCTCCTTTTGAATGTGAATCACTGGCGATGTGGATGGATGATGATCATCATGATCCTGTCATTATTAAGGCTGCATTAAGGGAAGCAGTTATGTCGGGAAAATTAAATTTTCGCTATATTGATAGAATTCTTTTTGAGTGGAAGAAAAATGGCATTAGAACGATTGAACAAGCGAAGAACCAAGGCCAAAAATTCCGTCAGCGGCAAATGCCAAAAAGTACTGAGAACGAAGAGCAAGGCCAACCATCTGTACCATTTTATAATTGGCTGGAGCAATAA
- a CDS encoding pyridoxal phosphate-dependent aminotransferase: protein MGLAKRVLSLTPSSTLAITAKAKELKEKGEDVIGLGAGEPDFNTPQHILDAAVESMTKGFTKYTPSAGLPALKQAIINKFEQDQGLSYKATEIIVANGAKHALYTLFQVLLNEGDEVIIPTPYWVSYPEQVKLAGGLPVYVEGYEHNHFKITPDQLKKAITNKTRAVILNTPSNPTGVLYTADELLELGKICLEENIIIVSDEIYEKLTYFGAKHVSIAQLSPELKKQTIIINGVSKSHSMTGWRIGYAAGNKAIIEAMTNLASHSTSNPTTTAQYAAIAAYNGPQEPVEEMRQAFEERLEIIYDQLVAIPGFTCVKPQGAFYLYPNVKQAAEMTGYKSVDDFVEALLVEAKVAVVPGSGFGTPDNIRLSYATSLDMLQKAVQRMDQFVKERIK from the coding sequence GTGGGGCTAGCAAAAAGGGTGTTGTCTTTAACCCCTTCATCAACATTGGCAATTACGGCTAAAGCAAAAGAATTAAAAGAAAAAGGCGAAGATGTCATTGGATTGGGGGCAGGGGAGCCAGATTTTAATACGCCACAGCATATTTTAGATGCTGCGGTTGAATCCATGACAAAAGGGTTTACGAAATATACTCCATCTGCAGGGTTACCCGCATTAAAACAAGCCATTATTAATAAGTTCGAACAGGATCAGGGATTGTCATATAAAGCTACTGAGATTATTGTAGCCAATGGTGCTAAACATGCACTCTACACTTTATTCCAGGTTTTGTTAAATGAAGGCGATGAAGTAATTATTCCAACACCATATTGGGTCAGCTATCCAGAACAAGTCAAGCTTGCGGGCGGTCTGCCGGTTTATGTGGAAGGATACGAACATAATCATTTTAAAATTACCCCTGACCAATTGAAAAAGGCGATCACAAATAAGACCAGAGCAGTGATTCTAAATACACCAAGCAACCCAACTGGTGTTTTATATACAGCAGATGAGTTATTGGAATTAGGGAAAATTTGTCTTGAAGAAAATATTATAATCGTTTCTGATGAAATTTATGAAAAGCTGACTTATTTTGGTGCAAAACATGTTTCTATTGCACAGCTTTCTCCAGAGCTTAAGAAGCAGACTATTATTATTAACGGTGTATCTAAATCTCATTCTATGACTGGTTGGAGAATCGGGTATGCTGCCGGAAATAAAGCCATTATAGAAGCAATGACTAATTTGGCCAGCCATAGTACATCAAACCCAACCACAACAGCGCAATATGCTGCTATTGCTGCTTATAATGGGCCACAGGAGCCAGTAGAAGAAATGCGCCAGGCTTTTGAAGAACGTTTGGAGATTATTTACGATCAATTGGTAGCAATTCCTGGTTTTACATGCGTAAAGCCTCAAGGTGCTTTTTATCTCTATCCGAATGTAAAGCAAGCAGCTGAGATGACTGGATATAAATCTGTAGATGATTTTGTTGAAGCCTTGCTTGTGGAAGCAAAAGTAGCTGTCGTTCCAGGCTCAGGCTTTGGAACTCCTGATAATATTCGTTTATCTTACGCAACTTCCCTTGACATGTTACAAAAAGCAGTACAAAGAATGGATCAATTTGTGAAAGAAAGAATTAAATAA
- a CDS encoding cell wall elongation regulator TseB-like domain-containing protein has product MKKWIFIIVLLLLVIFTGVSINVYVNAVKPVKTAEEKAVVLAKKSTSLSKVNDFHIYHGLESIDVIQGKNKKGENIIVWIPEKSKKVFVRKAKDGLSKNEAIQKLLQEKKPKQIISVRLGMERDIPLWEIYYRSNNNLINYYYIDFETGEWLKKIENL; this is encoded by the coding sequence GTGAAAAAGTGGATTTTTATTATCGTTTTACTTCTGCTGGTTATTTTTACAGGTGTCTCCATAAATGTTTATGTCAACGCGGTCAAGCCAGTAAAGACAGCTGAAGAAAAAGCTGTTGTTCTTGCAAAGAAAAGCACTTCTCTTAGTAAGGTTAATGACTTTCATATTTATCACGGTTTAGAATCAATTGATGTAATTCAAGGGAAAAATAAAAAGGGTGAAAACATCATCGTCTGGATTCCTGAAAAAAGTAAAAAGGTTTTTGTCAGAAAAGCAAAGGATGGACTCTCCAAAAATGAAGCCATCCAAAAACTTTTGCAAGAGAAAAAACCAAAGCAAATTATCTCCGTAAGGTTAGGAATGGAAAGGGATATCCCATTATGGGAAATATATTACCGTTCTAATAATAACTTAATAAATTATTACTATATTGATTTTGAAACTGGCGAATGGTTGAAAAAGATTGAAAATTTATAG
- a CDS encoding YpmA family protein has protein sequence MESKIEVMATVKIQHGPDLYKIVDALNRTLKERDLMFGLALDQEDQNKAIFTIYRT, from the coding sequence ATGGAAAGCAAGATAGAGGTAATGGCAACTGTAAAAATTCAGCATGGACCCGATTTATATAAGATTGTTGATGCTCTTAACCGAACTCTTAAGGAAAGAGATCTGATGTTTGGCCTTGCTCTTGATCAAGAAGATCAAAATAAAGCGATATTTACGATTTATCGTACATAA